The genomic region cgctgcaaattgcttataacgactatatctcaaaacctattcgtctgatttatatactgtaaatggcaattttagtctacatgaaaagccgaaagtaataaacatatttatttggataaggattaatactgaattaaagaaaattggtttcaaaataacttatgtttataataaaaaaataatcttaaaaaatgaacataaaagtggttattgtaagtaaaccttaagagatagatatatgctctcgcggacttttttgtggcaaaaaatgagtacttcacatctttgccacgatctctgcatacttccttcgcttcatccacattcataactctcttcatgcaagctcggcggtttcgggtactctcgacctgaccctttaccagcacgtccttaatttgatcaagatacgttcgtctaggtcttcccactccgacctttccctccacactctccatgtatatctgcttagtcaacctgttttcattcatcctctccacatgccgaggaggatgtttgcaaaaataaatatgatgcccaaaataactattccacgcggacgaagtcgcgagcacagctagtaatatatacgggacaaattacactgattgagttagcctcgtattaatttcgagacttgtgttacgagatactaactcaacgatactatattttataataaatacttatatagataaacatccaagacccgggccaatcagaaaaagttattttctcatcgtgccctggccgggattcgaacccgggaccggGGTGTCATCATGACCATCTTTTTGAGGGACGTACCATAAGTTCACTTCCAGCGGTTGTTCTCGTAGTCCCATTTGGAGGACAGCCCGTCTATGGGGTTCACCTTCATGTCTAACATGCGCTTGAGTTGTGCCTTCTGGTTCTCATCGTTGAGAGACTCGGGCAGGGGTCCGTATACTGCaacacaaacattttattataattacagaactattttaaaatatgctgAGTGAGAGTGTACGAAATTAATTCGTCCGTCTGTCAAAATGGACCTTGATCTGTTGCGATAAATCACATgtttctttaatataaaactctgctttaattatattaatatagctGACCCCCTGAAACATCTCTACTACCCTTTAAAGAGGTGGGGGTGAGGCATTTTTGTATACCATGGTGGAtcaacctacatacatacttacaaataatcacgtcttaatatCCCTGGCtgatacaatataataatctaCCTAAGTAACagagtaaacagagccaaaagtcttgaaaagacttaaagtccacattcagctgcatggctttatgatggaatcgctagcccatcgcctacaagaggaatcccaagtttataagtctatccctaagtcgctgAACAAGCCGAGGGTCTTTTAGGTCTTGTCagaataaaaacagaattttgCCTGTTCAAGATATAGTCTTATCGACGTCTTGTCTTAGCCTcgattgtcttttttttcacaGTCTCGGTTTTggtcatttaaaaatttaagtcaaAGAGTCTGtttgtccatggaggctgaacgaCCGCTGCAGTCGCCTTATAATACTTACACatatataatacttactaCAGCATTTTAATACTTACCAAAAGTCTTCATTCCCATGTAGATCCACAGAGACAGGGAAGCCAGAGCTAGTGCCCAGCCCACTATGGCCTTCCACTCTCCGGTGGGAGCCTGGAACTCTGCGAAGGTCTGGCAGAACGAAGCACGGTACAGTGCTTTCTTCTCTTCTAGGGTCAGTTTGCGCCAGTCACCCTTCTCTTTTTCGCGGAGAACCTGCAATtagtttattaagaaaattagtATGAGGAGCACTTTCAACAGATTGGTGAATGAAAACATTAGTGAAATAACGAACTTAATGCATacctacatgcatacatataacatagGATTTTAAATCCGAAAACAGGAGTCGTGTATCTCGCGCTCCTGCGAACTCCAGACATGGCGCGTACGCAATTAGCCAATAGCGAACGGTTTTGATCCCGCATTCAAATGGCGCACTATGATTGGCGCAGATATTTTCGCGCCATGACAAAAATTGATTTCTGCATCGGTGTAACTTATCAAAGTGGTAGTACTGTACCTTGATGTCGGGCGTGTCGGGGCGGAACCTGACGGCCGGCAGCGGGAAGTCGGGCCGGTCCACGTAGTTAGGCTGCCCGTTGTAGCCGAACCCGACCCATTCACGATTTCCAATctgtaatacaaaaaaattaatatgaggaattttgtgccgtgtggttcccggcatcaatagaaaaaagaataggactactccatctctttcccatggatgtcgtaaaaagcgagtaaggggtaggtttataaacttgggattgtgttttaggcgataggctagcaacctgtcactttttgaatctcaattctgtctgaaagccagatagctgaacgtggcctatcagtctttacaagactgttggctctgtctaccctgcaagggatatagacgtgattatatgtatgtatgaggaAATTTTTACAGAATGGATAGACCATTTTGGTTCCATGTTATTTGTCATTAGGAAAatttgatgtaaaaaaaattcgaaattaaaaaaacagaattgCTGTAGTAAtttctggtcaagagtacccgaaactgccaagcttgcatgaagggagttatgaatgtggatgaagttaaatatattcaagTATTGTAGCAATGGAAGAATgctgtctctgcctacccatcaGGGATAGAGatattatatgtgtgtgtgtgtacggTACCTTAGAAAGCTCACTGCTGGCCCGGGTGCCAACGGGTACGCGGACTGCATCTAGCAGCGCACGGCGCATAATGTAGTTGGCCATTTCTGTAATTAAATcattatgaatttaataaatccGCTCCAAAGACTGACGTTCTTCACAGTAGGGAAAACATAGTGAGGAAACCTTTTCATTCAACCAACTGAATATGCAACGGTGGTCAAAAATAGGTAATGTTGCCGTGGTGGGTTGTAAAAgtggtcagatgggagttacTTTGTGTAAAACCTAACTCCAGTCCACTCCTATCCAGGTTCATGGTTGAAAGGGGCTCTTCActagaggtgaggatgtaacaaggactaatgccaggaagaagaaggatCTACTCTATTATTGTGGTCAAAGATAGACCACAGGGTCCACATCAGAAGGGGAAACCAAGAGGCCGGGAggggaaataattaaatgtaatttaaattcgACAAATACTtaacagtttttaataaatttattatataaataagtctTTATAAAAGCCAGTCAAAAATgtgaaaacaataattaaagcTTCTTATTCTGacatgaaacgggacagcatTTTTgcatgttaaaaaatacaggGGTTTCCATGAAAAGGAGCATCCACTAATGACCAAGGTCTAGGATGCTAGAGTGACAGACCTCCGGAGTCTACCAGGGAGCCTTAAACAACTGTGAACACTGTTACATATTAAGTTACCTGGTATATACGGATTTTAAGGGATGTTTGCCCTTGCTTTAGGATTATTagttagcattcaaactaatgtaacaaaattattgaaattctttttcaaTACGATTTTCTAACTATAAGTTGATAGATCTATGCTCAAGATGAAGGAATTTTTCATAACAACGAAGTTAGGTTATGTACTTCGTAAGTCAATCGATAAGGAGTTAcataacaagaaaatatttttatatcagcaagtacacatttaaaaatagcGCATACAAAccattgttaaataaaactatgaaTGTGAGATCAAAACAAAATGCGTAGACGAAATTATGTacctaaaatattatttcaattttagaaCAAGATACCTTGTGTCAAAagataatcgatttttctgtGCACTTACCGCTgacaattttatatgtacaattgtttttttaacaactaattaatataatatcactaaattatgaaaattatcaCGGTATATTACCTTTTAAATTCTGCTTTTTCTGGgtaaaaaattttgttcacCACCCAATTTTGACTGAAGAGCAGTGGCGCACTCTACGGAAATTATTGTGACGTTTTAAAACGATGCGTTCCATTTCacactaataaaaacaaaattaatctaAATATTAAACCCATAGTTTcgcattatataaaaaaattattctgaaatatacaatttttttgtacataaacgTATGATttgttaggtaggtactaaaaaGATTTAATAGTGACTTGGCTGTTTACTTGTATCCCCGCCCCGCCAATGCGTACCTACGTAACTATACATAccgatacaaaataaatacataaaaacacgcttttttcccgaaggggtaggcagaggctaggTCTTCCATTTTCCACGATCCCTGTATACTTTTCGCGCTTCATTAACTAGGTAGCTACCTAAACTCGTCAGTAACAGGCTGTTCAAcgatctttttttataaaatcaatgtAGGTACAATAACAAAGAAACCGTAAACTTGGTTTGGCAATTCTTAGTGATCTCATCACTTTACAGCTCCATCCAGACTttggtcttttttttaatattttgtttccttATTTAAAGTCTATCAAAGATCATCTTTTGTTGGATACTTTCTCCTCTGATACCTTTCGAACGTAATGGATACAAACACATATATCACGTATTTAAACCTTAAGAGGTAGACAGACGCAACCAACAGTGTTAAATAGCTAAACAGGCCACGTACTGGCATGGATGAATGAATGTGCCTATTATCCCCTTGTCGTCTTGCACGGCAAACATGGGAAACATGGGGAGGTAAAGTTAGTTTAGACAAAAAAGTCGGAAACCAACTGGCGTAAATTATGTGTCATTTGATACctaaattataaagctgaagaatttgttcgtttatttgaacgcgttaatctcaggaactactggttcgaattgaaaaattatttttgtgttgaatagaccttttatcgaggaaggctttaggctatataacattatgctgcaactattaggagcgaagaaataatggaaaatgtgaaaaaatacggagaaaattattcatccttaagggctttaatgatgcccaaaataactattccacgcggacgaagtcgcgggcacaggtagattaaagataaaataatgattggcatttttttgttattcagAAATGTTTATATCAATTACTTGGAACTAGCTTAGGTaagtgtggcgacatctct from Amyelois transitella isolate CPQ chromosome 24, ilAmyTran1.1, whole genome shotgun sequence harbors:
- the LOC106138013 gene encoding cytochrome c oxidase subunit 4 isoform 1, mitochondrial, translating into MANYIMRRALLDAVRVPVGTRASSELSKIGNREWVGFGYNGQPNYVDRPDFPLPAVRFRPDTPDIKVLREKEKGDWRKLTLEEKKALYRASFCQTFAEFQAPTGEWKAIVGWALALASLSLWIYMGMKTFVYGPLPESLNDENQKAQLKRMLDMKVNPIDGLSSKWDYENNRWK